The Mastomys coucha isolate ucsf_1 unplaced genomic scaffold, UCSF_Mcou_1 pScaffold11, whole genome shotgun sequence genome includes a window with the following:
- the Krt1 gene encoding keratin, type II cytoskeletal 1, producing MSLQCSSRSLCRSGGGGGRNFSSGSAGLVSFQRRSTSSSMRRSGGGGGGRFSGGGFCGSSGSGFGSKSLVNLGGGRSISMSVARGGSSYGGSFGGGGGFGGGSYGGGSFGGSGFGGGLGGGFGGSGFGSGGGFGGGGYGGGRFGSSFGPVCPPGGIQEVTINQSLLQPLNVEVDPQIQKVKSQEREQIKSLNDKFANFIDKVRFLEQQNQVLQTKWELLQQVDTSTRTQNLDPLFENYISVLRRHVDSLKSDQSRMDSELKNMQDLVEEYRNKYEDEINKRTNAENEFVTIKKDVDSAYMNKVELQAKADTLQQEIDFLTTLYQTEMSQMQTKISETNVVLSMDNNRSLDLDGIISEVKAQYDDICQRSKAEAETFYQSKYEELQITAGKHGDTVKNSKMEISELNRVIQRLRSEIDGVKKQISHLQQNISDAEERGEKALKDAQNKLNEIEDAMSQCKEELARLLRDYQELMNTKLALDMEIATYRKLLEGEEIRMSGECTPSVSVSVSTSHTSMSGSSSRGGGRYGGGSGGGSGGSSYGGSYGGGSGGGRSGGSYGGGSGGGSYGGGSGGGSYGGGSSGSHRGGSGGGGGSSGGSYGGSSGGGRGGSSSSGVKSSGSSSVKFVSTSYSLGTK from the exons ATGAGTCTCCAGTGTAGTTCCAGGTCTCTGTGCCGCAGCGGCGGCGGGGGTGGCAGGAACTTCAGCTCAGGCTCTGCAGGCCTAGTCAGCTTCCAACGCAGATCCACCAGCAGCTCTATGCGCCGCAgcggtggaggtggtggtgggagaTTTTCAGGAGGAGGCTTCTGTGGGAGTTCTGGTAGTGGCTTTGGAAGTAAAAGTCTTGTTAACCTCGGGGGTGGCAGAAGCATCTCCATGAGTGTGGCTAGAGGTGGTAGCAGCTACGGTGGTAgctttgggggtggtggtggctttGGGGGTGGCAGCTACGGTGGCGGTAGCTTTGGGGGAAGTGGTTTTGGCGGAGGTCTTGGCGGTGGTTTTGGTGGTAGTGGCTTTGGTAGTGGAGGTGGTTTTGGTGGTGGAGGATATGGGGGTGGTAGATTTGGGAGTAGTTTTGGGCCTGTCTGCCCCCCTGGTGGCATCCAGGAAGTGACCATCAACCAGAGCCTTCTGCAACCCCTCAACGTCGAGGTCGATCCTCAGATTCAAAAAGTGAAGTCTCAGGAGAGAGAGCAGATCAAGTCACTCAATGACAAATTTGCCAACTTCATTGACAAG GTGCGCTTCCTAGAGCAGCAGAACCAGGTGCTGCAAACCAAATGGGAGCTGCTACAGCAGGTGGACACCTCAACCCGGACCCAAAACTTAGATCCTTTATTTGAGAACTATATCAGTGTCCTCAGAAGGCATGTAGACTCCCTGAAGAGTGACCAATCACGGATGGATTCCGAACTGAAGAACATGCAAGACCTGGTGGAAGAGTACAGGAACAA GTATGAGGATGAAATCAACAAGAGAACCAATGCAGAGAATGAATTTGTGACCATCAAGAAG GATGTGGATTCGGCTTATATGAACAAAGTTGAGCTTCAGGCCAAGGCCGATACCCTCCAGCAAGAGATTGACTTCCTCACCACACTCTACCAAACG GAAATGTCCCAGATGCAAACTAAAATCAGTGAAACCAATGTTGTCCTGTCCATGGACAACAACCGCAGTTTGGACCTGGACGGCATCATCTCAGAAGTCAAGGCCCAGTACGATGACATTTGCCAGAGGAGCAAGGCTGAAGCTGAGACCTTTTACCAGAGCAAG TATGAAGAGCTGCAGATCACTGCTGGCAAACATGGAGACACTGTGAAAAATTCCAAGATGGAGATTTCTGAGCTGAACCGAGTGATCCAGAGACTTCGATCTGAAATTGATGGTGTCAAGAAGCAG aTCTCCCACCTGCAGCAGAACATCAGTGATGCTGAGGAGCGCGGTGAGAAAGCACTCAAAGATGCTCAGAACAAGCTGAATGAGATAGAGGATGCCATGTCACAATGCAAGGAGGAGCTCGCCAGATTGCTGCGTGACTACCAGGAGCTGATGAACACCAAGCTGGCCCTGGACATGGAGATTGCCACATACAGGAAACttctggaaggagaggagatCAG GATGTCTGGAGAGTGCACCCCCAGCGTGAGCGTTT CCGTGAGCACCAGCCACACCAGCATGAGCGGAAGCAGTAGCCGAGGCGGCGGCAGATACGGAGGAGGCTCTGGAGGCGGCTCTGGAGGCAGCAGTTACGGTGGCAGCTACGGAGGCGGTTCTGGAGGCGGCCGCAGTGGTGGCAGCTATGGCGGCGGCTCCGGAGGCGGCAGCTATGGAGGTGGCTCCGGGGGCGGCAGCTACGGCGGCGGCAGCAGTGGAAGCCACAGAGGTGGCTCTGGAGGGGGTGGTGGCAGCTCCGGAGGCAGCTATGGTGGCTCCTCTGGGGGTGGCCGGGGAGGATCCAGCTCCAGTGGAGTTAAGTCCTCTGGCAGTTCTAGCGTGAAGTTTGTTTCCACCAGTTACTCCCTAGGCACCAAATAA